A genomic stretch from Nocardia wallacei includes:
- a CDS encoding alpha/beta hydrolase-fold protein produces the protein MAGVANFRRGRARRARARLSCKRLGALAAAALLPLTASYCAAIATAQPEVAPAAVAGAGVRKAVWLTDRRVSLWVDSPSMGTPVQVQLLLARDWNVRPDARFPLLFMLDGLRATEDESGWTKDAQAVDFYADKNVTVVLPIGGQSSFYSDWAQPNNGKNYKWETFLTKELPPLLESQWRATNARGVAGLSMGGTAAMFLAGRNPGWVRYAASYSGFLTTTTLGMPQAIMFAMRDAGGFDADAMWGPPGDPEWAAHDPYALADKLKGVSLYVSAGSGTTGAYDNPSPDLPAISTNYAGMGLEILSRLTTQNFVGKLNKLSIPVQVSYRASGTHTWPYWDFEMRQSWPQAAAALGVDTAAAECGTGGAIAAVAQSSGWLGACVTPEYQVPGGTAQDFKGGRVFWSPSTGAHAAGGMIGGTYQAAAGPDGPLGLPASDDQGLPDGRGRFQSFQNGSVYWTPQTGAQVVRGAMLQEWGAQGFERGPAGYPTGPEQPTPNQRGAVQGFENSPMYFSEKTGAHRVQGLILGKYAQLGFENSPLGFPVAEEQPLKDLGRVSAFEGGNIYWSPLSGAWAVRNGLIMEAWGRQGFENGRLGYPTSDEFPVPGGIQQNFQTGFIVLRDGKPEIHGL, from the coding sequence GTGGCAGGTGTGGCAAATTTCCGGCGGGGGCGCGCCAGACGCGCTCGAGCGCGGCTGAGCTGCAAAAGGCTGGGTGCGCTTGCCGCCGCCGCGCTCTTGCCGCTGACCGCGAGCTATTGCGCCGCGATCGCCACCGCTCAGCCCGAGGTCGCCCCGGCCGCCGTCGCCGGGGCGGGCGTGCGGAAGGCGGTATGGCTGACCGATCGGCGGGTGTCGCTGTGGGTGGACTCGCCGTCCATGGGGACGCCGGTCCAGGTCCAGCTGCTGCTGGCGCGGGACTGGAACGTCCGGCCGGACGCGCGCTTCCCGCTGCTGTTCATGCTCGACGGCCTGCGCGCCACCGAGGACGAGAGTGGCTGGACCAAGGACGCCCAGGCGGTCGACTTCTACGCCGACAAGAACGTCACCGTGGTGCTGCCGATCGGCGGGCAGTCCAGCTTCTACTCCGACTGGGCGCAGCCGAACAACGGCAAGAACTACAAGTGGGAAACCTTCCTCACCAAGGAGTTGCCGCCGCTGCTGGAGAGCCAGTGGCGGGCCACGAATGCCCGTGGCGTGGCCGGACTCTCGATGGGCGGCACGGCCGCCATGTTCCTGGCCGGTCGCAATCCCGGCTGGGTCCGGTACGCCGCCTCGTACTCGGGCTTCCTGACCACCACCACGCTGGGTATGCCGCAGGCCATCATGTTCGCCATGCGCGACGCGGGCGGCTTCGACGCCGACGCCATGTGGGGTCCGCCGGGCGACCCGGAGTGGGCCGCGCACGACCCGTACGCGCTGGCCGACAAGCTGAAGGGCGTCAGCCTCTACGTCTCGGCGGGCAGCGGCACCACCGGCGCCTACGACAATCCGAGCCCGGACCTGCCCGCGATCAGCACCAACTACGCCGGGATGGGCCTGGAGATCCTGTCCCGGCTGACCACCCAGAACTTCGTGGGGAAGCTGAACAAGCTCTCGATCCCGGTGCAGGTGAGCTACCGCGCCTCCGGCACGCACACCTGGCCCTACTGGGATTTCGAGATGCGCCAGTCCTGGCCGCAGGCGGCGGCCGCGCTGGGCGTCGACACCGCCGCGGCCGAGTGCGGGACCGGCGGCGCGATCGCGGCGGTGGCGCAGTCGAGCGGCTGGCTGGGCGCCTGCGTGACTCCGGAGTATCAGGTGCCCGGCGGGACGGCGCAGGACTTCAAGGGCGGCAGGGTGTTCTGGTCGCCGTCGACCGGGGCGCACGCGGCGGGCGGGATGATCGGCGGCACCTACCAGGCCGCGGCCGGGCCGGACGGGCCACTCGGCCTGCCCGCCTCCGACGATCAGGGCCTGCCCGACGGCCGCGGCCGGTTCCAGTCCTTCCAGAACGGCTCGGTGTATTGGACGCCCCAGACCGGCGCCCAGGTGGTGCGCGGCGCGATGCTGCAGGAGTGGGGCGCGCAGGGCTTCGAGCGCGGTCCCGCCGGTTACCCCACGGGTCCCGAACAGCCGACTCCGAACCAGCGCGGCGCGGTGCAGGGCTTCGAGAACAGCCCGATGTACTTCAGCGAGAAGACCGGGGCCCATCGCGTCCAAGGACTGATCCTCGGCAAGTACGCGCAACTGGGCTTCGAGAACAGTCCCCTCGGTTTCCCCGTCGCCGAGGAGCAGCCGCTGAAGGATCTCGGCCGCGTCAGCGCGTTCGAGGGCGGCAACATCTACTGGAGCCCGCTCTCGGGCGCGTGGGCGGTCCGCAACGGCCTGATCATGGAGGCCTGGGGCCGCCAGGGCTTCGAGAACGGCCGCCTCGGCTACCCGACCAGCGACGAGTTCCCGGTACCGGGCGGCATCCAGCAGAACTTCCAGACCGGATTCATCGTCCTGCGCGACGGCAAGCCGGAAATACACGGCCTGTAG
- a CDS encoding DUF732 domain-containing protein, translating to MLRTRGKVTGVVVSLAAVGLLAACGDNDSTASSTPTLKTSTTTAAAGPTIPSVVQVPPEEGAPTAAPTTSALERPEPVEPSVAAGNTAELSAKDQALIEELKKRGLSPTPDIAVTTASFVCQGKASGLPDDQITTYVNAMAGSDPAFDPQKMPVEQAGRIYIDTANQTYCDK from the coding sequence ATGTTGCGGACCCGTGGAAAGGTAACCGGCGTCGTGGTGTCGCTCGCCGCCGTCGGCCTGCTCGCTGCCTGCGGCGACAACGATTCGACCGCGTCGAGCACGCCGACGCTGAAGACCTCGACCACGACCGCCGCGGCGGGTCCGACCATCCCGTCGGTGGTGCAGGTGCCGCCGGAGGAGGGCGCCCCGACGGCCGCGCCGACCACCAGCGCGTTGGAGCGGCCCGAACCGGTGGAACCCTCGGTGGCCGCGGGCAATACGGCCGAGCTGTCGGCCAAGGACCAGGCGCTGATCGAGGAACTGAAGAAGCGCGGCCTGAGCCCCACCCCGGATATCGCGGTGACCACGGCGAGCTTCGTCTGCCAGGGCAAGGCGTCGGGCCTGCCCGATGACCAGATCACCACCTACGTGAACGCGATGGCCGGTTCCGACCCGGCGTTCGACCCGCAGAAGATGCCTGTCGAACAGGCCGGCCGGATCTACATCGACACCGCGAACCAGACCTACTGCGACAAGTGA
- a CDS encoding cutinase family protein, whose translation MNARRSGYPGGGGRRRRPGCLLILLGIVVLVVVAVLLWFLLAGPLRLPKPTPPKPGPPTSQPASCPDVQLLSIPGTWESNSNDDPHHPSANPISLMLNVSNPVRERFPESRLDIYTVPYVAQFSNPIAIPPDGQQSYNNSRSEGAERALDELTSMSKNCPLTSYVIAGFSQGAVIGGDIAAQIGAGKGPVPADRVLGVMLIADGRRDFGPGQAVAVGPSPPGVGAEVALQGLNVPGIKMTGSRPGGFGQLADRTYTICAPGDLICDAPKQALNPFNLIPSLMTLVRAVGNPVHALYNTFQVDENGTTATQWTANWAADLIEGAPHPPHS comes from the coding sequence GTGAACGCACGACGTTCGGGCTATCCGGGAGGCGGTGGTCGTCGCCGTCGTCCCGGATGCCTGCTGATCCTGCTGGGCATCGTCGTGCTGGTGGTCGTGGCGGTGCTGCTGTGGTTCCTGCTGGCCGGTCCGCTGCGGCTGCCGAAGCCGACGCCGCCGAAGCCGGGCCCGCCGACCAGCCAGCCGGCCTCCTGCCCGGACGTTCAGTTGCTGTCGATTCCGGGGACGTGGGAGTCCAACAGCAACGACGATCCGCACCACCCGAGCGCCAATCCGATCTCGTTGATGCTCAACGTCAGCAACCCGGTGCGCGAGCGGTTCCCCGAGAGCCGGTTGGACATCTACACCGTCCCTTACGTCGCGCAATTCTCCAATCCGATCGCGATCCCGCCGGATGGCCAGCAGTCCTACAACAACAGCCGCTCGGAGGGCGCCGAGCGGGCCCTCGACGAGCTGACGTCGATGTCGAAGAACTGCCCGCTCACCAGTTATGTGATCGCCGGTTTCTCGCAGGGCGCGGTGATCGGCGGCGATATCGCCGCCCAGATCGGCGCGGGCAAGGGCCCGGTGCCCGCCGATCGGGTGCTCGGCGTGATGCTGATCGCCGACGGCCGCCGCGATTTCGGGCCGGGCCAGGCCGTCGCGGTCGGGCCGAGTCCGCCGGGTGTGGGCGCGGAGGTCGCCTTGCAGGGCCTCAACGTCCCGGGCATCAAGATGACCGGATCGCGCCCGGGCGGCTTCGGCCAACTCGCCGACCGCACCTACACCATCTGCGCGCCGGGCGATCTGATCTGTGACGCCCCGAAGCAGGCGCTGAACCCGTTCAACCTGATCCCGAGCCTGATGACGCTGGTCAGAGCCGTCGGGAACCCGGTGCACGCGCTGTACAACACCTTCCAGGTGGACGAGAACGGCACCACGGCCACGCAGTGGACGGCGAATTGGGCGGCGGACCTGATCGAGGGCGCTCCGCACCCGCCCCATTCGTGA
- a CDS encoding LLM class F420-dependent oxidoreductase: MTEAATTASRTPAATASRASAAAEVTALGTPPRKFRFAAAGEGNQQEGGARKFVKLAQQAEEYGYDSFAVPDHLGPQVGPIAALGALAVATERIRIGTSVLANGFRHPVVLAKDAATIDVLSKGRLELGVGAGWIKSEFEAAGIPYESPGVRLERLDETLTILDVLLRGQECHFEGKHYQVRGIKGTPRPRQGPRPPLVTGGGGPKMLRLAAKHADIISVVPRTTKEGKGLLSGITLDKTIEKVNLIKQAAGDRFADIELNWTITAVVITDDRERTAEMALSAIDKGLHPDLEVDVQLSVEDILTSPYVAIGTFEEIAEQIRNVRKLTSMSYVGVFPTQMDAFAPVIPLLREA, translated from the coding sequence ATGACAGAAGCCGCCACCACGGCGAGCCGCACACCGGCCGCCACGGCGAGCCGTGCATCGGCTGCCGCCGAGGTGACTGCGCTGGGTACGCCGCCGCGTAAGTTCCGGTTCGCGGCCGCCGGCGAGGGCAACCAGCAGGAGGGCGGGGCGCGTAAGTTCGTCAAACTGGCGCAGCAGGCCGAGGAGTACGGCTACGACTCGTTCGCGGTGCCCGACCACCTGGGCCCGCAGGTCGGCCCGATCGCGGCGCTGGGCGCGCTGGCGGTGGCCACCGAGCGGATCCGCATCGGAACCTCGGTGCTGGCCAACGGCTTCCGGCATCCGGTGGTGCTGGCCAAGGACGCCGCGACCATCGACGTGCTGTCCAAGGGCCGGCTCGAACTGGGCGTGGGCGCGGGCTGGATCAAGAGCGAGTTCGAGGCCGCCGGCATCCCCTACGAGTCGCCCGGCGTGCGACTGGAGAGGCTGGACGAGACGCTGACCATCCTCGACGTGCTGTTACGCGGTCAGGAATGTCACTTCGAGGGCAAGCACTACCAGGTGCGCGGCATCAAGGGCACCCCGCGTCCGCGCCAGGGCCCGCGCCCGCCGCTGGTGACCGGTGGCGGCGGCCCGAAGATGCTGCGGCTGGCCGCCAAGCACGCCGACATCATCTCGGTGGTGCCGCGGACCACCAAGGAAGGCAAGGGCCTGCTGTCGGGCATCACCCTCGACAAGACCATCGAGAAGGTGAATCTGATCAAGCAGGCGGCCGGCGACCGGTTCGCCGATATCGAACTGAACTGGACCATCACCGCCGTGGTGATCACCGACGACCGCGAACGCACGGCGGAAATGGCATTGTCCGCGATCGACAAGGGCCTGCACCCGGACCTCGAAGTGGACGTACAGCTCTCGGTCGAAGACATACTCACATCGCCCTATGTGGCGATCGGCACATTCGAGGAGATAGCGGAGCAGATTCGTAACGTGCGCAAACTCACCTCGATGTCTTATGTCGGAGTGTTTCCGACCCAGATGGATGCCTTCGCGCCGGTGATCCCGTTACTGCGGGAGGCGTGA
- the fadD32 gene encoding long-chain-fatty-acid--AMP ligase FadD32: MTDETFDDYLDESGNISIPEGRTLVDYVEKHTRNDANTLAYRYIDYSRERDGEYQDLTWKEFGIRLRAVAARLQQVTQPGDRVAILAPQGLDYVVSFFAAIYAGTIAVPLFDPDEPGHTDRLHAVLGDCKPSAILTASSSAAGVRQFFRPLPAAQRPRVIAVDAVPDSLGEAWTYPDITVDNIAYLQYTSGSTRTPAGVEITHRAVGTNLLQMINAINLDWNSRGVTWLPLFHDMGLLCVILPAIGGKFITIMSPSAFVRRPGRWIKELAAVSDGAGTFAAAPNFAFEHAAARGLPKNGETLDLSNVIGLINGSEPVTTSSMKKFNEAFAPYGLPKTAIKPCYGMAEATLFVSATRAEDEAKVIYVDRDELNAGRIVKVEQGAPNAIAQVSCGYVALSQWAAIVDPESVDDPAGPREQPEGQVGEIWLHGNNIGIGYWGRDEETRKTFKNLLPNRLPEGSKAEGTPADAIWMRTGDYGVYIDGELYITGRVKDLVIVDGRNHYPQDLEYSAQEASKLLRPGFVAAFSVPANQLPAEVFEADSHSGIKYDADDASEQLVVVAERGPGAHKADPAPIADAVRAAISQRHGVTVRDVLLVPAGSIPRTSSGKIARRACRAAYLEGTLRGGYTQQAFPDAPEEE, encoded by the coding sequence ATGACGGACGAGACTTTCGACGACTACCTGGACGAATCCGGGAATATCAGCATTCCCGAGGGACGCACCCTGGTCGATTACGTCGAGAAGCACACCCGCAACGACGCGAACACGCTTGCCTATCGCTACATCGACTACTCCCGTGAGCGCGACGGCGAGTACCAGGACCTGACCTGGAAGGAATTCGGCATCCGGCTGCGTGCGGTCGCCGCGCGCCTGCAGCAGGTCACCCAGCCCGGTGACCGGGTCGCGATCCTGGCGCCGCAGGGGCTGGACTACGTGGTGTCGTTCTTCGCCGCCATCTACGCCGGCACCATCGCGGTCCCGCTGTTCGATCCGGACGAGCCCGGCCACACCGATCGGCTGCACGCGGTACTCGGCGACTGCAAGCCCTCGGCCATCCTCACGGCGAGCTCCTCCGCCGCGGGTGTGCGCCAGTTCTTCCGCCCGCTGCCGGCCGCGCAGCGCCCGCGCGTCATCGCCGTGGACGCGGTGCCCGATTCGCTCGGTGAGGCCTGGACCTATCCCGACATCACCGTCGACAACATCGCCTACCTGCAGTACACGTCGGGATCCACGCGTACCCCGGCCGGTGTCGAGATCACCCACCGCGCGGTGGGCACCAACCTGCTGCAGATGATCAACGCCATCAACCTGGACTGGAATTCGCGCGGCGTGACCTGGCTGCCGCTGTTCCACGACATGGGTCTGCTGTGCGTGATCCTGCCCGCGATCGGCGGCAAGTTCATCACGATCATGTCGCCCAGCGCCTTCGTCCGGCGGCCGGGCCGCTGGATCAAGGAGCTGGCCGCGGTCTCCGACGGCGCCGGAACCTTCGCCGCCGCACCGAATTTCGCCTTCGAGCACGCGGCCGCCCGCGGTCTGCCCAAGAACGGTGAGACGCTGGACCTGTCCAATGTCATCGGCCTGATCAACGGCAGCGAGCCGGTGACCACCTCCTCGATGAAGAAGTTCAACGAGGCGTTCGCCCCCTACGGCCTGCCGAAGACGGCCATCAAGCCCTGCTACGGCATGGCCGAGGCGACGCTGTTCGTCTCCGCGACCCGGGCCGAGGACGAGGCCAAGGTCATCTACGTGGACCGCGACGAGCTCAACGCCGGCCGGATCGTGAAGGTCGAACAGGGCGCGCCCAACGCCATCGCCCAGGTCAGCTGCGGGTACGTGGCGCTGTCGCAGTGGGCGGCCATCGTCGACCCGGAGTCCGTCGACGATCCCGCCGGTCCGCGCGAGCAGCCCGAGGGCCAGGTCGGCGAGATCTGGTTGCACGGCAACAACATCGGCATCGGGTACTGGGGCCGCGACGAGGAGACCCGCAAGACCTTCAAGAACCTGCTGCCCAACCGCCTGCCCGAGGGCAGCAAGGCCGAGGGCACCCCGGCCGACGCGATCTGGATGCGCACCGGCGACTACGGCGTCTACATCGATGGCGAGCTGTACATCACCGGCCGGGTGAAGGACCTGGTGATCGTCGACGGCCGCAACCACTACCCGCAGGATCTGGAGTACTCGGCGCAGGAGGCCAGCAAGTTGCTGCGCCCCGGCTTCGTGGCGGCGTTCTCGGTACCCGCCAACCAGCTCCCGGCCGAGGTGTTCGAGGCCGACAGCCATTCGGGCATCAAGTACGACGCCGACGATGCCTCCGAGCAGCTGGTGGTCGTCGCCGAACGCGGCCCGGGCGCGCACAAGGCCGATCCGGCGCCGATCGCCGACGCGGTGCGCGCGGCGATCTCGCAGCGGCACGGTGTCACCGTGCGCGACGTCCTGCTGGTGCCGGCGGGTTCGATCCCACGCACCTCCAGCGGCAAGATCGCCCGCCGCGCCTGCCGGGCCGCCTATCTGGAGGGCACGCTGCGGGGCGGCTACACGCAGCAGGCCTTCCCGGACGCCCCCGAGGAAGAGTGA